From Microbacterium sp. CGR2:
CGGCCCGAGAAGAACGCGCCGACGCAGACTGTGGTCGAGCGGTACATCCAACTGCGCGGATGCCAGTACGTCGACGAGATCGTGCCCTACTCCACGGAACAGGATCTCGAAGACATCCTCCGCTCGTTCAAGCTCGATGTGCGAATCGTCGGCGACGAGTATCAGGACCGCGACTTCACCGGGCGCGCGTACTGCGAGGAGCGCGGGATCGAGCTGTACTTCAATGGCCGGGACCACCGCTTCTCCAGCTCAGGTCTTCGAAGGATCGTGGCCGAGAAGGAAGCCGAACGGGTTGCGAACGCCTGACCCCCAGACCTCACAGGTGCGTGTGTGAACACTAGTCAAATGACGAAAGCGACCCGGGCAGCCCAGACGACATGGCTCATAACCCTGAGCCTGATCAGCCAACTAGCCGTCTGGGTCGCTTTCGTGTCTCAGTACGGCGATTCGCGCGAGATGGATGGCAAATGCTTCGGCAACATGCCGGCCACCACCGACGAGAGTTCCCAGATCGTGGCTGACGTCACATTCATGCCGATTGGGCGAGCGTGCGTCTATGAAGAAACGACCGGTGGCAGCATCACCTTCCAGACAGGTCACGATGTCACTATCGCGGCGATCATCGGCACGGCAGTGTGTCTCACCGCCACCATCGCTGCATGGTCACGGTGGAAGCGCCTCACCCCGATGCAGCGCCTGTTGCCCGGCGTAGCGCTGTTCTTCCTCGCCCTCGGGTGGATCACGATCTGGCTTCACGCCGCAGCACGCTGAGCTAAGGCCTGCAATGAATACTTGCCGCATTACGAACCGGCGAACCGAATGGAGCTTTCTGGCACTCCTGCCCGGAAGCTCCTCCGTGCACTCCAACTATTCCGTGGTCGGCGGGATCGAATGACCAGCCCCGCACCGCAGCCGCTTGTCGAGTTGTTCGTGGAGGGGGTCGATCTCAAGCTGATCGATGTCACGCTCGCCCCGCCGTCGGTCCCGCCGACTCTTGCGTGGTGCTGGGCCCACCTCGAACTGTCCGTTCCCCATCCGTCACAGGTGCAGTTGGTGGTGACCGGGAGTTTCCCCGGTTCGGTGGCCCGCTGGGCTCCCGAAGAGGAGGCGCCGGAAATTCACGCGGTCGAGCATGGTGCGGGGCTCTCAGCCGGGAAGACACTTCGGCTGCCCGACGGCCGAGCCGTTGTGCTCCTCCACGCGCACTACTTTCGCAACGATCTCGATCGGGACCAGACCGAGGTCAACGAACTGATCGCCAAACGCGTGCTGGTGCACGAGGCACAACACGTCGTCATGCATCAGAACCAACAGGTCTACCAGCCCGACGCGACCGCGAGCTTCCGCGATCTCAATCTCGTGGGTGGTGCCGCGGCGATCATCGAGGAGTATCGCGCAGAAGTCAGCGTCGGCGTCGAATTCCGTCGGGGCGAGCCGCTGTGGAAGCCGGCCGCGATCGTCACTGACCTTCAGGCCAACCTCGACGTCGCCGTTGCCACATATCAAGGCCATCGCTCTGTCGGCCGCCTGGTTTTCGAGGTGACCAGTTCTGTGCTGGTCGCGTGGCGTGGACTCGCGTACGCCGCCGCTCGCGAAGCAGCGGTATCCGAGGGCGGGCTCGTAGGCGAGGCCGGCACGAACCCTCTGGGATCGCGTGTGTTGGATGAGTGCTGGCGCGACTTCAACGCCATGCTTGGCCGCGTCGAACCCGCCGATGTCGCCATGTCGAGACAGGCCCTCGAAGCGGTCTCCGCTGCGTTCGCCGACATCATCGGGAACTCGATGGCCGATCTCGGCTTCCTCTGGCATGACGACATGTTCGTGGTCGAGCCATGGTTCGTCGAATCTCCGACGTACGCCACGGTCCTCTCAACCGCTGCACGCGCCGACGCCTTGACGACGGTGCAGCGGTTGCGAGCGCGATGGGCGCGTCGCCCCGCGCTGGGAGGAGTCATCCCTCGCTGAGAATCTCGGGCTCGAAACGGTGCGGGCTGTGGGGAGCCGTCCCCATCGCCGCCTCCCCTGACCACCAATAGTGTTGAAGGCATGGCTTACCCCAGCGTCTACTTCTCTGCGACCAACAGCGAGGCCGAGTTTCTCGCCGCCTATGAACCGTCGCTGGCGACGTGGGCGGGCGAGGACGGAACGACGCTACTCATGCGGGCTCTGCGCAACGACGATCCCGCCAGCCGGGTCGCGATCGCTACGCGGCTGCTCGACGACGGCGCTGATGCCGGCGCCGCGACCGAGAGCGGGGCGAACGCGTTGCACGTGTTGCTGAGCGCAACGGCCCACGATTTCACCGCCGAAACACCTCTCCTCGCCCGCCTGCTCGATGAAGGCGCTGATATCAACGCTGACAGCGGCAGTCGGTGGGGTACACCGCTGCAGACGCTCAGCCGCACGTTCAAGTTCTCCGACGAGAAGCTCGCTCCGTTCTACGACGTCCTGTTCGCTCGCCCCGACCTCGATGTGACCACCCCGAGCAGGAGGGGAAGCAGCGTCACCGAAAGCGCCCAGGCAGCAATCCGCCGCCGCGCT
This genomic window contains:
- a CDS encoding adenylyltransferase/cytidyltransferase family protein, giving the protein MPDEPAIQRRDYNPGPRVGITFSTFDLLHAGHIMMLAEAKRQCDYLIVGLQMDPTLDRPEKNAPTQTVVERYIQLRGCQYVDEIVPYSTEQDLEDILRSFKLDVRIVGDEYQDRDFTGRAYCEERGIELYFNGRDHRFSSSGLRRIVAEKEAERVANA